One region of Bubalus bubalis isolate 160015118507 breed Murrah chromosome 15, NDDB_SH_1, whole genome shotgun sequence genomic DNA includes:
- the LOC123329503 gene encoding serine/threonine-protein kinase MARK2, which translates to MEYLSRGDEFTHLEAKGRKTDGEARGPFRQLVSALQHCHQRGMVHGDLKLGNLLLDANNDAKISDFGLSNQWHPQKKLDTFCGSPAFTAPELFLGRPYTGPEQDVWSLGSILYTMVTGSLPFGDKISGSLAACA; encoded by the coding sequence ATGGAGTACCTCAGCAGGGGAGACGAGTTCACCCACTTGGAAGCCAAAGGCCGCAAGACGGATGGGGAGGCCCGAGGCCCATTCCGCCAGCTGGTCTCGGCTCTGCAGCACTGCCACCAGCGGGGCATGGTACACGGGGACTTGAAGCTGGGCAACCTCCTCCTCGATGCCAACAACGACGCCAAGATATCTGACTTCGGCCTTAGCAACCAGTGGCACCCACAAAAGAAGCTAGACACTTTCTGCGGCAGCCCTGCGTTTACAGCCCCAGAACTCttcctggggaggccttacacagGCCCAGAGCAGGATGTGTGGAGCCTTGGCAGCATCCTATACACCATGGTAACTGGATCCCTCCCCTTCGGGGACAAGATTTCTGGGAGCTTGGCAGCCTGTGCTTAG